Proteins from one Rosa chinensis cultivar Old Blush chromosome 7, RchiOBHm-V2, whole genome shotgun sequence genomic window:
- the LOC112175340 gene encoding uncharacterized protein LOC112175340, whose protein sequence is MAPPTVISRALGFFLLSDVKRFSERPRYSEFMAKKLSSIRVPEDEQAAVIEKLFRVVEVAIPENAIVVSVFDVTLRFLDSTSDLGPEGLNLILWGPTVTFQDDDPIITDRDPMESMEAYEPKLIPATKSFIEGLEKVRFDSLETSIRQMPCAICWECLYHFAVEQGTDQQLIINRLPCSHLYHGDCIIQWLERNNLYPMCRYAMPTVEVEAGEPSNPSRRRHWDLIMMSAGGILTTATCIGLQIIEAKFKMKISDYLIYVVPLVAMYSSKLL, encoded by the coding sequence ATGGCCCCCCCAACAGTCATAAGCCGAGCACTGggttttttccttctctctgaTGTCAAACGATTCTCGGAAAGGCCAAGGTACTCGGAGTTCATGGCTAAGAAACTCTCCAGTATACGTGTCCCAGAAGATGAGCAAGCAGCTgttattgaaaaactatttcGGGTGGTTGAAGTGGCTATCCCCGAGAATGCTATTGTTGTGTCTGTGTTCGATGTTACTCTCCGCTTCTTGGATAGTACAAGTGATCTTGGCCCTGAGGGTCTGAATCTGATCTTATGGGGACCTACAGTAACTTTTCAGGATGATGATCCAATTATCACTGATAGGGATCCGATGGAATCCATGGAAGCATATGAGCCCAAGCTTATTCCCGCAACTAAATCATTCATTGAGGGCTTGGAGAAAGTGAGATTTGATAGTTTGGAAACTAGTATTAGACAGATGCCATGTGCTATTTGTTGGGAATGCCTTTATCACTTTGCTGTAGAACAAGGGACTGATCAGCAGCTGATAATCAATCGCTTGCCCTGCTCACATCTTTATCATGGAGACTGTATTATCCAGTGGCTTGAGAGGAATAACTTGTATCCTATGTGCCGATACGCAATGCCTACTGTGGAAGTGGAAGCGGGCGAACCATCAAACCCTTCAAGGCGGCGGCATTGGGATTTGATCATGATGTCTGCGGGTGGTATACTAACTACGGCTACTTGCATTGGTTTGCAGATTATTGAGGCAAAGTTCAAGATGAAAATATCAGATTATCTTATATATGTTGTGCCATTGGTAGCCATGTATTCTTCAAAGCTTCTGTAA
- the LOC112176792 gene encoding SUN domain-containing protein 5 yields MKKPRHGSLHIKIQSNNNSDTKDRGDKNNKSSNHYNNNKGKSFYELSLSLIFSLWCLVVLFYSKLGLGHGNGGNISGPSNRTTHCPGVHNGKHAYSFVANGGENKTNGMLLDYNSSESCNGTAVGHNLPVSKYSLPETNGLEKIVWRVLGYSSLVCELNQEQEQHNRNCPGQCVNRTSHSTYLNLDEFRNVTKQEKDRVMPSQLANITHGFEPDGTEYNYASESKGAKVVSHNKEAKGASNILGKDHDKYLRNPCSVEGKFVIIELAEETLVDAVKIANFEHYSSNFKEFKLSGSLSYPTEAWSPLGSFVAANSKHAQTFKLPEPKWMRYLKLDLVSHYGAEFYCTLSVLEVYGINAIERMLEDLIVESAESATNKLPEPNATVISSTKEEVGPTDRKTSSDSQNGVGAAVGIQSTEEAQRANSDASKNSVTTNKIPDPVMTVRQQPNGRIPGDSVLKILMQKVRSLELNLSVLEEFIKELNRRQGDVLPELGKEILRISLLLEQSKMEIKDLMQWKETMEKQMSDLELWKAAVSSQLNALVRENNLLRLDFEKVVNDQASLESKELAILAVSLFFLCFAILQLVSFQILTFFRTSQPDNGCRKSRGWVLVIVSSSMTIFITLIYS; encoded by the exons atgaagaagCCTCGCCACGGTTCCTTACATATCAAAATCCAAAGCAACAACAACTCTGACACCAAGGACAGAGGAGACAAAAACAACAAGAGCAGCAACCACTACAACAACAATAAAGGGAAGAGCTTCTATGAGCTCTCTCTGTCTTTGATCTTCTCTCTCTGGTGTCTTGTTGTCCTGTTCTACTCTAAGCTTGGTCTTGGCCATGGCAATGGAG GGAATATTTCAGGTCCGAGTAACAGAACTACACATTGTCCTGGTGTTCACAATGGTAAGCATGCATATTCATTTGTGGCAAATGGAGGCGAAAATAAGACAAATGGGATGCTTTTAGATTATAATTCGTCTGAAAGTTGTAATGGTACTGCTGTTGGTCACAACTTGCCAGTTTCGAAGTACTCACTGCCGGAGACAAATGGATTAGAAAAGATAGTTTGGAGAGTTTTGGGTTATAGCAGTTTGGTCTGTGAACTCAACCAAGAACAAGAACAGCATAACAGAAACTGTCCAGGACAATGTGTGAATAGAACTTCTCACTCTACCTATCTCAATCTTGATGAATTTCGAAACGTAACAAAGCAAGAGAAAGACCGTGTAATGCCTAGTCAGCTTGCTAACATTACCCATGGGTTCGAACCTGATGGAACGGAGTACAACTATGCCTCGGAATCCAAGGGGGCAAAGGTGGTGTCTCACAACAAGGAAGCAAAAGGAGCAAGTAACATATTAGGCAAGGATCACGATAAATACCTCAGAAACCCTTGTTCCGTAGAGGGAAAGTTTGTTATAATTGAGCTCGCAGAGGAGACTCTGGTAGATGCTGTCAAAATTGCAAATTTTGAGCACTACTCTTCTAATTTCAAGGAATTTAAATTGTCTGGCAGTTTAAGCTATCCAACAGAAGCATGGTCACCGCTGGGTAGCTTTGTTGCTGCTAATAGTAAGCATGCTCAAACCTTTAAGCTTCCTGAACCCAAATGGATGAGATACCTAAAGTTGGATTTAGTAAGCCACTATGGAGCAGAGTTTTACTGCACACTTAGTGTTCTAGAGGTGTATGGTATTAATGCAATCGAAAGAATGCTTGAAGATCTCATTGTGGAGTCTGCAGAATCTGCAACCAACAAGTTGCCAGAGCCTAATGCAACTGTAATATCTTCTACAAAAGAAGAGGTTGGTCCAACTGACCGGAAAACAAGCAGCGATAGTCAAAATGGGGTTGGTGCAGCTGTAGGGATACAAAGCACTGAAGAAGCGCAACGAGCCAATTCAGATGCTTCCAAGAATTCAGTAACTACTAACAAGATTCCTGATCCGGTTATGACAGTTCGGCAGCAGCCAAATGGAAGAATTCCTGGTGATTCTGTTCTGAAGATTTTGATGCAGAAGGTGCGGTCACTTGAGCTGAACTTGTCCGTGCTGGAGGAGTTTATCAAAGAATTGAACAGAAGACAAGGCGATGTTTTGCCAGAGCTTGGAAAAGAGATATTAAGAATATCATTGCTGTTGGAGCAAAGCAAAATGGAGATTAAAGATCTCATGCAATGGAAGGAAACTATG GAAAAACAAATGAGTGACCTTGAACTATGGAAAGCTGCTGTCTCGTCTCAATTGAATGCATTGGTCAGGGAAAATAACTTGTTGAG ATTAGATTTCGAAAAGGTTGTAAATGATCAAGCCAGTCTCGAAAGCAAAGAGCTTGCTATTTTAGCAGTtagtcttttctttttgtgcttCGCGATCCTCCAGCTagtttcatttcaaattttgacatttttcagaACCTCTCAGCCTGACAACGGATGCAGGAAAAGTAGAGGTTGGGTTTTAGTCATTGTTAGCAGCAGTATGACAATATTCATAACTTTGATATATAGCTAG
- the LOC112176791 gene encoding probable inactive ATP-dependent zinc metalloprotease FTSHI 1, chloroplastic isoform X2 codes for MASIDILNSPRLYIPKPHSHFKSLAHSKHLNLIRRIQKQPAFPRRSLTVLCSRSGDASKAPEDDFVTRVLKENPSQIEPRYLIGEKFYTLKEKEILSKKSNVGFAELLAKRLNFNKAELKKQSGEAQSGSGVKKNEEAVFLNDILREYKGKLYVPEQIFGTELPEEDEFEKSLEELPEMSFEDFQKAMKNDKVDLLTSKEVKGASYGSRDFIVDLKEIPGEKSLHRTKWAMRLDEGEALALLEDYTGPRYVIERHTTSSVGSLPQYPHPVASSISSRMMVELGVVTALMVAAAVVVGGFLASAVFAVTSFVFVSTVYVVWPIVKPFIRLFLGLVFGILERVWENIVDFFSDGGIFSKLYDFYTFGGVSASLEMLKPITIVLLTMVLLVRFTLSRRPKNFRKWDLWQGIDFSRSKAEARVDGSTGVKFGDVAGIDEAVEELQETLVAKAIAGEAGVPFYQMAGSEFVEVLVGVGSARIRDLFKRAKVNKPSVIFIDEIDALATRRQGIFKESGDQLYNAATQERETTLNQLLIELDGFDTGKGVIFLAATNRRDLLDPALLRPGRFDRKIKIRPPGPKGRLEILKIHASKVKMSESVDLSSYALNLPGWTGAKLAQLVQEAALVAVRKGHDSIYRSDLDDAVDRLTVGPKRVGIDLGHQGQCRRATTEVGVALTSHLLRQYENAEVESCDRISIIPRGQTLSQVVFDRLDDESYMFERRPQLLHRLQVLLGGRAAEEVIYGRDTSRASVDYLADASWLARKILTVWNLENPMVIHGEPPPWRKKPKFVGPRLDFEGSLYDDYGLIEPPVNFNLDDQVAQRTEELVESMYEKTLSLLKRHHAALLKTVKVLLQHKEISGEEIDFILNKYPPQTPVKLLLEEENPGSLDFMKQEEKRELQFALPTHQKGETL; via the exons ATGGCATCCATTGACATTCTAAACTCACCGAGGCTTTACATTCCCAAACCCCACAGCCACTTCAAATCTCTAGCTCACTCAAAGCACCTCAATTTGATAAGAAGAATTCAAAAGCAGCCAGCTTTCCCTCGCCGGTCACTCACCGTCCTCTGCTCACGGTCCGGTGACGCTAGCAAAGCCCCTGAGGATGATTTTGTGACCAGGGTCTTGAAGGAGAACCCAAGCCAGATTGAACCCAGGTACTTGATTGGTGAAAAGTTTTATACTTTGAAGGAAAAAGAGATTTTGAGCAAGAAATCCAATGTGGGTTTTGCTGAACTCTTGGCAAAGAGGTTGAATTTCAACAAGGCAGAGCTGAAGAAACAGAGCGGTGAGGCTCAAAGTGGTAGTGGAGTGAAGAAGAATGAGGAGGCTGTGTttttgaatgatattttgaggGAGTACAAGGGGAAGCTCTATGTGCCTGAGCAAATTTTCGGAACCGAGTTGCCGGAGGAAGATGAATTTGAGAAGAGTTTGGAGGAATTGCCCGAGATGAGCTTTGAGGATTTTCAGAAAGCTATGAAGAATGATAAGGTTGACTTGTTGACTTCTAAGGAAGTTAAGGGTGCTTCTTATGGGTCCAGGGATTTCATTGTTGATTTGAAGGAGATCCCAGGAGAGAAGAGCTTGCATAGAACCAAATG GGCAATGAGGCTGGATGAGGGTGAAGCTCTTGCTCTTTTGGAGGATTATACGGGTCCAAGATATGTGATAGAAAGACATACCACG TCTTCCGTTGGAAGCTTACCACAGTACCCTCATCCGGTGGCGTCTTCCATATCGAGCAGAATGATGGTAGAGCTTGGAGTGGTAACAGCATTAATGGTTGCTGCTGCAGTTGTTGTTGGAGGATTCCTGGCGTCTGCAGTATTTGCTGTTACCAGTTTCGTGTTTGTGTCAACTGTATATGTTGTGTGGCCTATAGTCAAGCCGTTTATCAGGCTTTTTCTTGGTCTCGTCTTTGGTATTTTGGAGAGAGTATGGGAAAATATTGTTGATTTTTTCAGTGATGGAGGAATTTTCTCTAAATTATATGATTTTTACACTTTTGGTGGTGTCTCTGCCAGCCTtgagatgttaaagccaattaCAATTGTCCTTTTGACTATGGTCCTTCTTGTCCGTTTCACACTCTCAAGAAGACCTAAGAACTTCAGGAAGTGG GATCTGTGGCAAGGGATTGATTTTTCACGGTCTAAAGCAGAAGCTCGTGTTGAT GGATCAACTGGAGTCAAGTTTGGTGACGTGGCAGGGATTGATGAAGCAGTAGAGGAACTCCAGGAG ACCTTGGTTGCTAAAGCCATAGCCGGGGAGGCTGGTGTTCCATTTTACCAAATGGCAGGATCTGAGTTTGTTGAAGTTTTAGTTGGTGTTGGGTCTGCTCGTATTAGAGATCTATTCAAAAGAGCCAAG GTGAACAAACCATCAGTTATTTTCATTGATGAAATTGATGCATTGGCTACCAG GCGTCAAGGGATTTTCAAGGAATCCGGCGACCAACTGTATAATGCAGCCACTCAAGAGAGGGAAACTACACTAAACCAGCTCTTAATAGAACTTGATGGGTTTGATACTGGAAAAGGTGTTATCTTCTTAGCTGCTACAAATCGCCGGGATTTGCTAGACCCTGCACTTCTACGTCCAGGTCGTTTTGATCGCAAG ATAAAGATTCGTCCTCCTGGTCCAAAGGGAAGATTGGAGATTTTAAAAATCCATGCAAGCAAAGTTAAAATGTCAGAATCTGTTGATTTGTCCAGCTATGCATTGAACTTACCTG GATGGACGGGAGCAAAGTTGGCACAGCTGGTCCAAGAGGCTGCACTTGTTGCAGTAAGGAAGGGGCATGATTCAATATATCGGTCAGACTTGGATGATGCAGTTGATAGACTTACAGTAGGACCGAAACGGGTTGGAATCGATTTGGGTCATCAGGGACAATGCCGTCGAGCTACTACTGAAGTTGGAGTTGCATTGACTTCTCACCTGCTTAGGCAATATGAGAATGCAGAAGTTGAGTCCTGTGATCGCATTTCAATCATTCCTCGTGGCCAG ACACTGTCGCAAGTTGTATTTGATCGTCTTGATGATGAATCATACATGTTTGAGCGTCGGCCACAATTGTTGCATCGCCTTCAG GTTTTACTTGGAGGGAGGGCTGCTGAAGAGGTCATATATGGACGGGACACATCAAGGGCATCAGTTGACTACCTTGCTGATGCATCTTGGCTTGCTCGTAAAATCTTAACTGT ttggaatttggAGAATCCAATGGTCATACATGGAGAGCCACCACCTTGGAGGAAGAAACCCAAGTTTGTCGGCCCTCGACTGGACTTTGAGGGTTCATTGTACGATGACTATGGCCTGATTGAACCACCAGTGAACTTCAATTTAGATGATCAGGTTGCACAAAGGACTGAAGAGCTGGTAGAGAGCATGTATGAAAAAACGCTTTCTTTGCTTAAGCGGCATCATGCTGCCTTGCTTAAAACCGTGAAA GTTCTTCTCCAACACAAGGAAATCAGCGGTGAAGAAATTGATTTTATACTGAACAAGTATCCTCCCCAAACACCCGTGAAGCTtctattagaagaagaaaatcctGGTAGCCTGGACTTCATGAAACAGGAAGAGAAACGTGAGTTACAGTTTGCGCTTCCAACCCACCAAAAAGGCGAAACCTTATAA
- the LOC112176791 gene encoding probable inactive ATP-dependent zinc metalloprotease FTSHI 1, chloroplastic isoform X1, whose amino-acid sequence MASIDILNSPRLYIPKPHSHFKSLAHSKHLNLIRRIQKQPAFPRRSLTVLCSRSGDASKAPEDDFVTRVLKENPSQIEPRYLIGEKFYTLKEKEILSKKSNVGFAELLAKRLNFNKAELKKQSGEAQSGSGVKKNEEAVFLNDILREYKGKLYVPEQIFGTELPEEDEFEKSLEELPEMSFEDFQKAMKNDKVDLLTSKEVKGASYGSRDFIVDLKEIPGEKSLHRTKWAMRLDEGEALALLEDYTGPRYVIERHTTSSVGSLPQYPHPVASSISSRMMVELGVVTALMVAAAVVVGGFLASAVFAVTSFVFVSTVYVVWPIVKPFIRLFLGLVFGILERVWENIVDFFSDGGIFSKLYDFYTFGGVSASLEMLKPITIVLLTMVLLVRFTLSRRPKNFRKWDLWQGIDFSRSKAEARVDGSTGVKFGDVAGIDEAVEELQELVKYLKNPELFDKMGIKPPHGVLLEGPPGCGKTLVAKAIAGEAGVPFYQMAGSEFVEVLVGVGSARIRDLFKRAKVNKPSVIFIDEIDALATRRQGIFKESGDQLYNAATQERETTLNQLLIELDGFDTGKGVIFLAATNRRDLLDPALLRPGRFDRKIKIRPPGPKGRLEILKIHASKVKMSESVDLSSYALNLPGWTGAKLAQLVQEAALVAVRKGHDSIYRSDLDDAVDRLTVGPKRVGIDLGHQGQCRRATTEVGVALTSHLLRQYENAEVESCDRISIIPRGQTLSQVVFDRLDDESYMFERRPQLLHRLQVLLGGRAAEEVIYGRDTSRASVDYLADASWLARKILTVWNLENPMVIHGEPPPWRKKPKFVGPRLDFEGSLYDDYGLIEPPVNFNLDDQVAQRTEELVESMYEKTLSLLKRHHAALLKTVKVLLQHKEISGEEIDFILNKYPPQTPVKLLLEEENPGSLDFMKQEEKRELQFALPTHQKGETL is encoded by the exons ATGGCATCCATTGACATTCTAAACTCACCGAGGCTTTACATTCCCAAACCCCACAGCCACTTCAAATCTCTAGCTCACTCAAAGCACCTCAATTTGATAAGAAGAATTCAAAAGCAGCCAGCTTTCCCTCGCCGGTCACTCACCGTCCTCTGCTCACGGTCCGGTGACGCTAGCAAAGCCCCTGAGGATGATTTTGTGACCAGGGTCTTGAAGGAGAACCCAAGCCAGATTGAACCCAGGTACTTGATTGGTGAAAAGTTTTATACTTTGAAGGAAAAAGAGATTTTGAGCAAGAAATCCAATGTGGGTTTTGCTGAACTCTTGGCAAAGAGGTTGAATTTCAACAAGGCAGAGCTGAAGAAACAGAGCGGTGAGGCTCAAAGTGGTAGTGGAGTGAAGAAGAATGAGGAGGCTGTGTttttgaatgatattttgaggGAGTACAAGGGGAAGCTCTATGTGCCTGAGCAAATTTTCGGAACCGAGTTGCCGGAGGAAGATGAATTTGAGAAGAGTTTGGAGGAATTGCCCGAGATGAGCTTTGAGGATTTTCAGAAAGCTATGAAGAATGATAAGGTTGACTTGTTGACTTCTAAGGAAGTTAAGGGTGCTTCTTATGGGTCCAGGGATTTCATTGTTGATTTGAAGGAGATCCCAGGAGAGAAGAGCTTGCATAGAACCAAATG GGCAATGAGGCTGGATGAGGGTGAAGCTCTTGCTCTTTTGGAGGATTATACGGGTCCAAGATATGTGATAGAAAGACATACCACG TCTTCCGTTGGAAGCTTACCACAGTACCCTCATCCGGTGGCGTCTTCCATATCGAGCAGAATGATGGTAGAGCTTGGAGTGGTAACAGCATTAATGGTTGCTGCTGCAGTTGTTGTTGGAGGATTCCTGGCGTCTGCAGTATTTGCTGTTACCAGTTTCGTGTTTGTGTCAACTGTATATGTTGTGTGGCCTATAGTCAAGCCGTTTATCAGGCTTTTTCTTGGTCTCGTCTTTGGTATTTTGGAGAGAGTATGGGAAAATATTGTTGATTTTTTCAGTGATGGAGGAATTTTCTCTAAATTATATGATTTTTACACTTTTGGTGGTGTCTCTGCCAGCCTtgagatgttaaagccaattaCAATTGTCCTTTTGACTATGGTCCTTCTTGTCCGTTTCACACTCTCAAGAAGACCTAAGAACTTCAGGAAGTGG GATCTGTGGCAAGGGATTGATTTTTCACGGTCTAAAGCAGAAGCTCGTGTTGAT GGATCAACTGGAGTCAAGTTTGGTGACGTGGCAGGGATTGATGAAGCAGTAGAGGAACTCCAGGAG TTGGTGAAGTACTTGAAGAACCCAGAACTGTTTGATAAAATGGGAATAAAGCCTCCTCATGGAGTTCTTTTAGAGGGCCCACCTGGATGTGGCAAG ACCTTGGTTGCTAAAGCCATAGCCGGGGAGGCTGGTGTTCCATTTTACCAAATGGCAGGATCTGAGTTTGTTGAAGTTTTAGTTGGTGTTGGGTCTGCTCGTATTAGAGATCTATTCAAAAGAGCCAAG GTGAACAAACCATCAGTTATTTTCATTGATGAAATTGATGCATTGGCTACCAG GCGTCAAGGGATTTTCAAGGAATCCGGCGACCAACTGTATAATGCAGCCACTCAAGAGAGGGAAACTACACTAAACCAGCTCTTAATAGAACTTGATGGGTTTGATACTGGAAAAGGTGTTATCTTCTTAGCTGCTACAAATCGCCGGGATTTGCTAGACCCTGCACTTCTACGTCCAGGTCGTTTTGATCGCAAG ATAAAGATTCGTCCTCCTGGTCCAAAGGGAAGATTGGAGATTTTAAAAATCCATGCAAGCAAAGTTAAAATGTCAGAATCTGTTGATTTGTCCAGCTATGCATTGAACTTACCTG GATGGACGGGAGCAAAGTTGGCACAGCTGGTCCAAGAGGCTGCACTTGTTGCAGTAAGGAAGGGGCATGATTCAATATATCGGTCAGACTTGGATGATGCAGTTGATAGACTTACAGTAGGACCGAAACGGGTTGGAATCGATTTGGGTCATCAGGGACAATGCCGTCGAGCTACTACTGAAGTTGGAGTTGCATTGACTTCTCACCTGCTTAGGCAATATGAGAATGCAGAAGTTGAGTCCTGTGATCGCATTTCAATCATTCCTCGTGGCCAG ACACTGTCGCAAGTTGTATTTGATCGTCTTGATGATGAATCATACATGTTTGAGCGTCGGCCACAATTGTTGCATCGCCTTCAG GTTTTACTTGGAGGGAGGGCTGCTGAAGAGGTCATATATGGACGGGACACATCAAGGGCATCAGTTGACTACCTTGCTGATGCATCTTGGCTTGCTCGTAAAATCTTAACTGT ttggaatttggAGAATCCAATGGTCATACATGGAGAGCCACCACCTTGGAGGAAGAAACCCAAGTTTGTCGGCCCTCGACTGGACTTTGAGGGTTCATTGTACGATGACTATGGCCTGATTGAACCACCAGTGAACTTCAATTTAGATGATCAGGTTGCACAAAGGACTGAAGAGCTGGTAGAGAGCATGTATGAAAAAACGCTTTCTTTGCTTAAGCGGCATCATGCTGCCTTGCTTAAAACCGTGAAA GTTCTTCTCCAACACAAGGAAATCAGCGGTGAAGAAATTGATTTTATACTGAACAAGTATCCTCCCCAAACACCCGTGAAGCTtctattagaagaagaaaatcctGGTAGCCTGGACTTCATGAAACAGGAAGAGAAACGTGAGTTACAGTTTGCGCTTCCAACCCACCAAAAAGGCGAAACCTTATAA
- the LOC112176793 gene encoding E3 ubiquitin-protein ligase SINAT3, protein MEDDGVECLSTCDGIYKEHIYLRRLCRRRRHHRLSLASANKSRATNLHELLQYPVCTNSMYPPINQCLNGHTLCTICKSKVKNCCPTCREQLGDIRCLALEKVEESLKLPCKYRSLGCMEIFLYYKKVKHEAKCDFRPYNCPYPGSECSAVGDIAFLVDHLIVDHKVDMHNACSFDHLYVKSTPWETENEAKMLMVFNCYSHYFCLHFEAFQLGIAPVYIAFLRFMGNAVEARTFSYRLEVGAHGRKLIWEGTPRSIRESHQKVRDSHDGLIIQRNMALFFSTGERKEFKLRVTGQIWKAKST, encoded by the exons ATGGAGGATGATGGTGTGGAATGTTTGTCAACCTGTGATGGGATCTATAAGGAACACATTTATCTCCGCCGCCTCTGCCGCCGCCGTCGTCACCACCGTCTTTCATTGGCCTCCGCCAATAAGTCTCGGGCAACAAACCTCCATGAACTTCTGCAATACCCTGTCTGCACAAACTCTATGTACCCACCAATCAATCAG TGCCTAAATGGGCACACTCTGTGCACCATTTGCAAATCGAAAGTAAAGAACTGCTGCCCAACTTGTAGAGAACAACTTGGAGACATCAGATGCCTGGCATTAGAGAAAGTCGAGGAGTCACTGAAACTTCCTTGCAAGTATCGCTCTTTGGGATGCATGGAGATCTTTCTTTACTACAAGAAAGTTAAGCATGAGGCTAAATGTGACTTCAGACCATACAATTGCCCCTATCCTGGATCTGAGTGCTCAGCAGTTGGGGATATTGCTTTTCTGGTTGACCATCTGATAGTTGATCACAAGGTTGATATGCACAATGCATGCAGCTTTGATCATCTTTATGTTAAGTCCACTCCCTGGGAGACAGAAAATGAGGCCAAGATGCTTATG GTATTTAACTGTTACAGCCATTACTTCTGCCTGCATTTTGAAGCCTTCCAGCTGGGCATTGCACCAGTTTACATTGCATTTCTCCGTTTCATGGGCAATGCGGTTGAAGCCCGAACCTTCAGCTACAGACTGGAGGTTGGAGCACATGGAAGGAAACTAATATGGGAAGGAACCCCTCGGAGCATACGTGAGAGCCATCAGAAGGTAAGGGATAGCCATGACGGTCTCATAATCCAGCGTAACATGGCACTCTTTTTTTCCACTGGAGAAAGGAAGGAGTTCAAGCTTCGGGTCACCGGACAGATATGGAAGGCCAAGAGCACCTAG